The following nucleotide sequence is from Harmonia axyridis chromosome 5, icHarAxyr1.1, whole genome shotgun sequence.
CTTATGGAATTGTCAGCAAAAAAGCTAtcaaatgatgcaataatatactaggtgtgctattttaaataaggaagtagtattttgtgtccggtataaccggaagttgtagagatctgaaaatattttaggaagaaagatcattatctTAAACTCcaacattcaaattttcagcacaaagttgagataagttttccataaataacTAATAGGTCATCGAAGTGAATCATCCTATATTATTTCAACTTCTGCGCAGATCATGTACATGAAGCTACAgtagaaaatatacagggtgaactaTTTGCAACAACAAAGTTCATCATTATTCCGGGAAAAGGTGAGATCTGACAATAACGTAAAACAATCATAATATCGGCCCTATCACAAGATTCTTGCACACCAAAATCTCAAAATCTATACAAATTATGCGATAAATTAGGCGTTCCATACTCAAAATTCACTCTGTATTCCGAAAGAGTTATACCCAGATTTTTCCAATCGATAACCGCAAAAAAGTGTGTCAGACGTAGTTCTTTCGGTTTCAATAGGAAAATATTATTCTAGTTCGATAAAAGCCTGCTCGTGATCATCATTCATTATCTATTTCCCTTTGGCTTTCGGCTTTTCAGGTCTGGGATTGGGGAAAATTGAAACCGGGCGCGTATGAGGAAATGGAAGATCTGAAAATGGTGCTCGAAGTCGGAAACGTCGATGTATCGAATTGGAAGGGAAATATCCGGTTAGAAATACAATTTTGACACGCTATTAATCAGGTGTTTTCAATTTGATCCCAAAAAAATGGGGGAATCACGTACGTGACGTCTGGAGCTTCTGAAAGCTCGTTCATTCGCCTGACTTTTTTCCACGAGATTTTGCACAaaacttattatttattttattattatttttcattattattatttattttatttcacaaCCAAATTCCGTTTTCTCAACACAAATTTGAGGTGAAATCTTTCTGATGTGTCTTAGTTTTAAGAATATGTGCCTCCGAAAGTTTCTGATGATCGTCATAGAATACAATAACTCATTTAACCTGCAAAGTGACATTAAATTGGAACATAGAACTACGTGACACTCCCAACAagtcatttgactttttttgaACAATTATATTGAGgaaacaaaaaatcatatagtTACAAATAATAAATGTATGCTTGAAGGTTCAATTTTTACTCTTTCATATGCTTTAGGAAGTGAAGgttcatttcaaggaaaaatggTTTAGGGATTTTTTCGAAAACGTATttatgtacaactttgcttccgccgttttacaataaatggctgtagcggtaagtggtaatcgaaataaccagattgtagatgtcataccttaagcttaggtatttgtaaacataacgccatcgaaatatttgtcGATTTGTGTGTGCTTCATTAAGTTATTCTCgcttaaacatgtcagcttacgaccaaattctcgtcatttgcggtaggtttgaattttctgcttcaatatgatgaagtctgcggctgaggctcatcgaatgctctcaaataactatggtGAGACCGCTTTTAGTAAAAAAACATACCGAGAGtgttttcaacgcttcaagaacggtgattttgatgttaAAGACCAGAATGGCAGCAGAGAAGATTTtcgatgcagaattggaagcattacttgatcaacacccgcaataagaattggatcattgggagtgacgcaacaatccatttcagaacgcctgaaatctCACCAAGAAcagaggttttcgaagatgtagaattggaaacattacttgatcaagactcgtgtcaaacgcaaccagaattggcaggatcattgggagtgacgcaacaagccatttcaaaacgcctgaaagtcatagaaataattcagaaacatggagattgggtgccgtacgagttgatgccgggagatgttgaacggcgtttgtttgcttgtggacagctgcttgcaaggcgaagacggaagagatttctgcatcgcattgtgactggagacgaaaatgggttcattacgataatcctaagcgcagaaaatcatggagatatctcggccatgcttccacgtcgacggccaaatcgaatattctcggttccaaggtcatgctcagtattttgttggaccagctcggcgtagtgtattatgagattTTGAAcccgactgaaacaattacaggcgatcgtcatcgaatgcaattaatgcgtttgagccgagcattgaaagacaaacggttgcaatacaatgaaaaacgTGATAAAGTGTTTTATCAGAATGACAATGCTCtaccccatgttgcgaatgtggtcaagacatacttcgaaacgttgaaatgggaatttcaacccacccgctgtattctacagacgttgctccctaAGACTATCAcatgtttcgatcaatgacacgcAGCCTTGCTGACCCGCACTtacggtcttatgaagaagtaaaaattggatcgattcctagaatgcttcaaaagatgacctgtTTTTcaaacgcgggattcgtacgaaagatgggagaaaatagtggccagcgatggacaaaacttcgaatcggaaaaaaacgACTAGTGAGAATTATATCCAAAAAGAAATGGCAATATCAACTTCCCAGCGTCCGTAAAAATTAAGAACATATTTGATTCTCTaatttgcattcaaatttgCTTTCACGGAGCTATAAAGTTCAGTTTATCTAGGACTAGGACTTAATGAAAAAGACATTTACAACCTCGTAAAATAATGTAGCCTCTTTAGAAATCTTTACCGAGATTTCAGGtattttatcgaagaaaaacggtAACATTCTCTTCCACAAATTGCTCGAGACAAGACAACAATTCCATAATTATGATCTGATTGAATAAACAAGGAAATTCACTGTTTCTTCATCATATTTTTCTACGGTCGCCAGAGATCAATATCGATCACTTTCACATAATATCGAAAGTCATCcaagaaaattattaatttctccGATATTGACAATGAATTTTACTTATGATTTAAATTGGAGAAAGGTGAAACTGACCCCTTCGATTtataaaattacataaaaaCTTATTATACAGTTAACGAGCAATCACccaagaaataatataatattcgaataattatcaACGTTAGTATTTCTATTCCATATTGCATATTGGATTTCGGGAttttaataaattaatattcacATTCATGAATACTCAATATTGTATGGTAATGTTGAGgcattttttcttcattgaattgcataagaaacaaccaaattatattttcaattgattgaataattgaGAGAGAATGATATAACAATTTCACCGACGCCACTGATCGGGGATTCTTGACCCCTTTATTTAGTAGCAAGAGGGTCGATTCAACCCCTTATACAATTACAATATGATATCTAACCTAAAATCTCCTGCGTAAGAATCTGAAGAATTAAACTCtgaatgaaattatatttaatcGCAGTTCTTTTTCTTATGAGAGACTATAAAAATATTCAGACTTTCTTGAAACAAAACAGCTGTTTGTTCCTGGAAAACTGTGTgttatcaattgaaaaataatcctTTCCAATGACTTGGAATGAACCAGTAAAATACAAACagcaaaattgaaaacttacatTTTCTTCCGGAGGACTTGAATTTTTCTCTGCATCTTCTACTTGAGCTTCAGCCTCAGCTGCAGTTTCGCAATTTTCTTCAGCTTCTTGCGGAGCAATATCAGACACCTCACCGATTTCACTCATCCTAAAGTCTTTTTCAGTTGGCAGTATTAGGCATCATCTCATTTTTCCAACTAATATCAAATAGTTATCACTATAAAATTTGGTGTGAAGATTGGATTGCACTAACAGTCATAATCACTAACACGACAAACAAAAGTATATATATTTTGGTAACTTAACTTTGAAAGATGTCATACATCTTCGAAGAATATTGATATCTAGGAAGGGAGTATTTGTTTTGACTTTATGTCAGGGGTTCTTTTTCTTTTCCCACCCCTGGCCTGGTTTTCCACCCCAATTCAAACGTTACATCGTTTCAGTGGCAACACTGCTCACAAATTCGGGTATTGTGGGTTGCAGAACCATCAATTCTGAATATTATGGAAATTGTTAATACATAGCGATTTCTGCTTGATTTGTCtagattaatttcaataatttctattatttattaatgtgattatttcattccaaaaaataaCCACAGAACaatataaatacaattttttttggtagttcaaattattgttgattaaccatagacctaatatccatattAGGTCTATGTGATTAACCTAAAAATTTAACCTCAATTAATTTCGAACCATTCAACTCATCTTAGTGAATCACATATTCTATTTGAAGAAGCAAACATATAAATTTTTGTCTTAAAAACATTTACAGAAAGTGATAATCAACATTCCAATagtataaaaattataattagtccCTAAATATGACGAAATCCGAATAGCTTTCAAAACTTGATGCTAATTCAATATTCCTAAGGTGTGATAATGTCGAAGTTATTAAGGAGGTCTTTAATATTATTTGGAAGGTCAAATATAATACGAAACTACAGGCAAAATGCGTTTGGAAAATATCTTTTGTTCACAAATACAGTTAGCTCAGGGATTCCAATGTTTTTTGGCGATCTAATTCAGCAAGAAATCGAGTATCAGAATAAAAAATTAGCAAAACGATATGACTATAAAAGATTAGGTAGGTTTTTCgttaattttaaaattacaGTATACTATATTACTCAAATATTTTTCAGGGCGAATGTTACTATTTGGACTGGCTGTAGGGCCTGTACAtcattatatttatataaatctcAATAAGTACCTTCCAGGGAGAAGTATGGCCAACattgccaagaaaattttgaCAGATCAATTATTAATAGGTCCCCTatgcattttattatttttctctgGCCTTGGAGTGTTAGAAGGAAAATCACTGGATAGCATAAATAGTGAAATTAAATCGAAATTCCTAGTGGTTTATAAGGTAAGCTTTTACTTTTACCCTTACAAATTGTAGAATTCTAGTGAATTGTCATTTCTTCTAGATGGATTGGGTTATTTGGCCTCCTACacaattcataaatttttattttgtaccTGTGAAATAccaaataatgtatataaattTGGTAACAGTTTTGTATGATGTATTCTTATCATATGTTAAACACAGAGATCAAGATATGGATAAAATTGGAGAAAAGTACAATGAATGACTGAAACCCCCTCTAAcaaatttttatgttaataaatattgaaattttattgtagttaaatgaataattgttattattttcaattcatatttattGTACAAATAAATTGTTGATGTCTCTTATCTATTCTTTATCAAATGTGCTGATACAGCATCAATGAATGCCTGAGTAGACAAGTAATCAGAATCAGTAAAGTCTTCTCCCTTGATACAAGGTGCCAAGTCTTTGGTGAACCATCCATCTTCCACAGTTGATATAGTAGAAAATTCTAAACTTTTTGTGAAGTTCAATAATTCTTCGTGATCATCTAGTTGAGCCCTATGCCTCAAACCTCTAGTCCAGGCGAATATAGAAGAAATTGGGTTAGTGGATACCTGTTTCCCCTTTTGATGTTCTCTGTAGCATTCAGAAAAGTCAAagttaattcaattatttttagaatatatttataatgTTTTTATGATCATAGCTGACACTGACCTGTAATGTCTTGTGACAGTACCATGTGCTGGTTCAGTTAATACTGTTTTACCATCATGAGAAATGATACTGTGGATCATTAGACCCATAGAGCCAAAACCTTGACCAACAACATCAGAAAGAACGTCGCCATCATAACTTTTCAGAGCCCAAATGAATCCACCTCTAGATTTCATTGTTTGAGCTGCCATATCATCTATTAGTCGCACTTCAAAAGATAAACCAGTCtcttcaaatttcgttttatacTGCCTAAAATCGTGATTCGGTATGAAAAACATACACTCAGTATggaacaaatatattttttgagtaaACTCACTTATCATAAACATCCTGGAATACATCATTAAACAGTTTATCATATTCCTTCAAAAGTGTATTTTTTGATGCGAAAAATAACGGATATTTTCGATCCAATGCCATTCTGAAGCAAGAAGTAGCAAATGCTCTTATGCTGTCTTCTGTATTGAATGTCATCATAGCTACACCATTTCctttgaatgaaaaaacatCAATATTCTTCTCGGAATCTCCGGATTTCAAACTGATGGCCAACTGAAACAGAATATCCAGATAACATCAGTAAAGGCAGCTGTAGATGTTTCTGAAGAAACTATATAAAAATAGAATCAAAGATACCTTATTTCCAGGAGGTACAGATATGTTAGTTCCCCCATATTGGTCACCAAATGTATGCCTTGCCATGACAATAGGCTCTTTCCAACCTGGTACATATTTTTGCACATTTTTGCAAATTACTGATTCTCGGAATTGGGTACCATTGAGGGCATTGCGTAACATTCCATTGGGACTTGGCCACAGACTTGTCAAGTTATATTCTGCAATAAGTTATTGCAAGACGTCAAAATTCTAGAGAAAGCTTTCACGCATTTGTCTATCTGCCTCAACTTAAGTTTGATGTAAGCAGATGGACAATGTTGTCATCAGCAATCTTTGGTCTTAAGAATTTTTCCTTTGGAAAATTCGTGGCTTTTACGTAAAACTAACCTTTAATATGTTCGTGATCTGGTGTTATTGTTGAACATTTTATCCCTACGTTATGTTTCAAAATAGCTGCTGCAGCATCCTTGGATACTTGATTCTGAGTATTATTGCTGAAAATCAAATAAGAGAATCAAAAACTTAAAGCAAACTCTTATGGGAATTGTGTTATGAATGACTTTCTTTGTTACCCTTTATGTATTTATAAATGCTTTATTATGAATGAATTGATCTCgcgaataatataaatatttacgaTTTCCGCTATTCTGCCATTTATGTAATGGATTGGTCTCAGTTTTAACGACTTTTCATTATAAATCAAAGGATATTCATACAAATATCTGACTTGTTTATAGCCTTGAATTTCGTTATTGGCCAATAGGACTAATATATTGCATATTTCGATCTTTGATCATCAAATATTTATCGCAAATATATAGTATGTAGTACCTATCTACACGATAAAGCTTTCTCTTTAGCAGATAAAATATCAGTTTGATAACTACAACTatcattttttatgttctcaatCGAATAAGTCAAGAATTCACGTTTTGAAATGAGTTGAACgatttgtagatttttggtttGAATTAGCAGTCcattgaattacaaaaaaaaatctactttcAGTACATTTCACAGAGCTGAAACAATTAAGCATGATGTTTGTAAAATTAATCAATGGGTTATGGCAATAAGAGACTTGTTGATTATTGATTATTATGAGTATTTTTAGCTCTTACCGGTTTGTCAAGCTACAATCGAAATAATCTCTCTTCAATTCAACAAACGGAAATATaagtttttcttttattctgttGAAAATGATTCTGGTCATCTCATCCCCATCAATTTCTACTATTGGCTTTTGGACATTGATTTTGCTTCTTgtcgtatctacaaacaaatATGAACATATTGATGTAAAATACTAAGACTTGAATAACATTGCATTTCCAACTCAAAGAAACgtttttcagttgaaaaatcCTTAAACAGTTATAGAAAATTCTACAAAAACATTATGAAACACCAAAATAAATTCCagattttgataaataaatattttcttcagtatGATAATAACAGAGATAATTCGATTTATTTTAcactaatttttcaatataaaaattgcTTACAGTTTCTACAGTGCTGAGAAATGAGCCCCAAATTCTGTGTTTTCGAAAACATGTCTTTTTAACACAGTAGCTGTTCAGACCACGCGGTAAAAAAATTAACTGACCTACGCCAGCTTGTTTAGATTACGAAATATCTCGAAGTACACCACGTTATTTATAATATCAAGGATTTATCAAtcgaaaattatttcgagtacaGTTCCATATGAACGCTCGACATTGATTCGATTGAATGAACTGTATGTGGCTTTATTATGGGACAAGCAAGTTTCACATTATTTGTAAGGCGTATCAGACATGGTACGAATGCCGTCAAGAATTTAACCTTGCATATCGATCAATCAATACTCGATAATATACGTCTCAAATAAACCAGCTCTTTTGCTTGGAAAAAGTGCTTTGAACATTGGTTTGTAACTTAGGAAATTTTATTGATGATGTTCAGTGATATCATTTCATTGTATGGGTGAAATATCTATAAACTGCAATTCTTAAATCATCTGAAAACCCTATCAAAAGATTATACACaatgtatatataaaattttacaaaaaattcgaagaaaattcTTCTGCACTTACTTTTTGATCAAATGTCTCCTTCAAATTCTCATAATGAGAGTTCACAACTGAACAAAATGATTACTGATTTGGTTTCTTCCAGTTTAGAGTGATTACACATGTTGATGTAATATTAAAAGATTGCATTGCTCCATTCCTTAATAAAGGTGTAGAAAAAGAGGTTGAAATTCTCACctgttattctcgattaaacttgtcagtttacgagccaaattctcgtcatttgagggtgattttaattttctgctttaatatgaagtgATCTACGGCTGagtctcatcgaatgctctcaattacttatggtgaggccgctattagtgaaagaacgcgACGagggtggtttcaacgcttcaagaacagtgattttgacgtcgaagacgagTGGTGGAAGAGataaggtttttgaagatgctaaattggagacattacttgatcaagactcgtgtcaaacgcaacaagaattggcaggatcattgggagtggcaacaagccattttaaaacgcctgaaagagttgggaatgattcagaaacaagaaaattaggtgccgtacgagttgaagccgagagattttGATTGacttttgtttgcttgtgaacagctgcttgc
It contains:
- the LOC123681071 gene encoding cytosolic isocitrate dehydrogenase [NADP]-like; this encodes MFSKTQNLGLISQHCRNYTTRSKINVQKPIVEIDGDEMTRIIFNRIKEKLIFPFVELKRDYFDCSLTNRNNTQNQVSKDAAAAILKHNVGIKCSTITPDHEHIKEYNLTSLWPSPNGMLRNALNGTQFRESVICKNVQKYVPGWKEPIVMARHTFGDQYGGTNISVPPGNKLAISLKSGDSEKNIDVFSFKGNGVAMMTFNTEDSIRAFATSCFRMALDRKYPLFFASKNTLLKEYDKLFNDVFQDVYDKQYKTKFEETGLSFEVRLIDDMAAQTMKSRGGFIWALKSYDGDVLSDVVGQGFGSMGLMIHSIISHDGKTVLTEPAHGTVTRHYREHQKGKQVSTNPISSIFAWTRGLRHRAQLDDHEELLNFTKSLEFSTISTVEDGWFTKDLAPCIKGEDFTDSDYLSTQAFIDAVSAHLIKNR
- the LOC123681074 gene encoding mpv17-like protein 2, whose amino-acid sequence is MSKLLRRSLILFGRSNIIRNYRQNAFGKYLLFTNTVSSGIPMFFGDLIQQEIEYQNKKLAKRYDYKRLGRMLLFGLAVGPVHHYIYINLNKYLPGRSMANIAKKILTDQLLIGPLCILLFFSGLGVLEGKSLDSINSEIKSKFLVVYKMDWVIWPPTQFINFYFVPVKYQIMYINLVTVLYDVFLSYVKHRDQDMDKIGEKYNE